From a region of the candidate division WOR-3 bacterium genome:
- a CDS encoding glycosyltransferase family 9 protein codes for MTDIYFENIIFFRWKGLGDLILDTPLFRIIKENFKNVNLKVLTSPSNKDVLIANPYIDEILPKKNLLELLFKKCDLFVDMMGNSMTLILFALLRPKYRMGFKKKIPFLNLKIPFDPSPTYTVKHRLKLLKLLNIENQPENPLPETYLYKEEEKVFKRKFKDLLKKDYITIFPYARGKVRDFPSYIFSFLNDKFKEKGFNVFFIFDRMGEKKFLEIKKLCKIEPEFIFSPNLRELIFILKYSKLYIGPDTGPKHIAVSQKTKTLTLFTHTNPLNWTPPDFQNHKFIKPTLECHPCETKNLNYCKRKDFKCLSLFEPEKIFEISLELLKK; via the coding sequence ATGACAGATATATATTTTGAAAATATTATCTTTTTCAGATGGAAAGGACTTGGAGACCTTATTCTTGACACACCTCTTTTTAGAATAATAAAAGAAAATTTTAAAAATGTAAATTTAAAAGTCTTAACATCACCCTCAAATAAAGATGTCCTCATAGCAAACCCTTATATAGACGAAATCCTTCCTAAAAAAAATCTTTTAGAACTTCTCTTTAAAAAATGTGACCTCTTTGTTGATATGATGGGAAACTCTATGACACTTATTCTTTTTGCTCTTTTAAGACCAAAATATAGAATGGGCTTTAAAAAGAAAATCCCCTTTTTAAATTTAAAAATACCCTTTGATCCCTCACCCACTTATACAGTTAAACATAGATTAAAACTTTTAAAACTTTTAAATATAGAAAATCAACCTGAAAATCCTTTGCCAGAAACCTATCTTTATAAGGAAGAAGAAAAAGTTTTTAAAAGGAAATTCAAAGACTTATTAAAAAAAGATTATATCACAATTTTCCCTTACGCAAGAGGCAAAGTAAGAGATTTTCCCTCCTACATTTTTTCCTTTTTAAATGATAAATTCAAGGAAAAAGGATTTAATGTTTTTTTTATATTTGATAGAATGGGAGAAAAGAAATTTTTAGAAATTAAAAAATTATGTAAAATAGAGCCAGAATTTATATTCTCTCCAAATTTAAGGGAACTGATTTTTATATTAAAGTATTCAAAACTTTATATAGGTCCTGATACAGGTCCTAAACATATAGCAGTATCACAAAAAACTAAAACCTTAACACTTTTTACCCATACAAACCCTTTAAACTGGACACCACCTGATTTTCAAAATCATAAGTTTATAAAACCTACTCTTGAATGTCATCCCTGTGAAACAAAAAATTTAAATTACTGTAAAAGAAAAGATTTTAAATGTTTAAGCCTTTTTGAACCTGAAAAAATTTTTGAAATTTCCTTAGAACTATTAAAAAAATAA